One part of the Deinococcus malanensis genome encodes these proteins:
- a CDS encoding YciE/YciF ferroxidase family protein, protein MTKMTDLKDLYVQQLKDLYSAETQLVAALPKMAQAASSAELRQGFETHLEQTRNQVKRLETVFADLGEQPGGHTCKAMMGLIAEGDDMIKEDATPAVKDAGLIASAQRAEHYEIAGYGTVVRFAQVLGLNSHVETLRASENEEKATDKELTALADTINAQAARG, encoded by the coding sequence ATGACGAAAATGACTGATCTCAAGGATTTGTACGTTCAGCAGCTCAAGGATCTTTACTCTGCCGAGACCCAGCTGGTTGCGGCCCTGCCTAAAATGGCCCAGGCTGCAAGCAGTGCAGAGCTCCGACAGGGCTTTGAGACGCACCTCGAACAGACCCGGAATCAGGTGAAACGACTGGAAACTGTGTTTGCCGATCTGGGGGAACAGCCTGGCGGACACACGTGTAAGGCGATGATGGGCCTTATTGCTGAAGGCGACGATATGATTAAGGAGGATGCTACGCCCGCCGTAAAAGATGCAGGGCTGATCGCCAGTGCGCAGCGCGCAGAGCATTATGAAATTGCTGGCTACGGAACTGTCGTGCGTTTTGCGCAGGTGCTGGGCTTGAACTCTCACGTCGAGACTTTGCGGGCATCAGAAAACGAAGAGAAGGCGACCGACAAGGAACTGACCGCATTAGCCGACACCATCAATGCTCAGGCTGCCAGGGGCTGA